ACATCAGAAAGAAAAAGAAAATCAGAAACAGCAGATGCCTTCGGAATCCATACTTCTCTTCCACCAGAAAATCCATTACAAAGGTTTCTTCAAATTTCCATGGACTGTATTTCATACGATAGGCTCATTTTATAGTTAACAAAAATAGAGAATAACGTAAAATACAACTATTTTATTATACAAAACCTGCATTTTATTATACCAAGTTTCAGCTTCCGGGATTTTGTATAAAATACCAGCCGTTTTGTATAAAAACAAATCCCCGCACTCCTTTTCTCTATTCCTTTGTAGCCTAAAATGACACATATGGAATTAACAGCTTTTCACGAACTGACTCAGGAAATATCACTAGAATGCTTTTTTATGACAGAATCTCAACAGGAAGAAAAAGTAATACAGCTTATTGATTTACATCATTTTGTAGATTGTTTCGATCCGAAAATGAAAATTATCAGCTATCTGCATCATTCTATTAATATTGTGGAACATGAAGGAGAGAAAAAAGGAATTCTATTTTGTGACCTTAAGCATTCTTCGGTGCCAGACAGTAATGCTTCTGAAGAATTCAGAAGAAGATATTGCCTCACGGAGCTCTGGTTTGTTTTTGTAGAGGAATCTTTTGTTCCGGATACTTCCCTATATACGGATGCCATTATTGAAAATAGCCTGGATATCTTCTATGACCGGATTTTCACATTCAATTTCTTCCAATCTGCTATTCAACCTTTAAAATAAACTACCATGAAAACATTGAGAAGAATGCTTGTACCGCTGGCAATCTTTCCTTTTAAAAACATTATTTATGCCCAGAAAAAGGATAGTATTCCTTTGAAAGTGCGCGCTTTCTTTGCGGATAAAATTCCGCAGGCCCGAAACTTCAATCTTGAATACACGTTGGTTACACCCTCTTCATTTTCTTCGCAGCTTCAGGGAAAGGATTTACCGGACAACAAGATGAAAAGCTTTCAACAGGTGAAGGCAGATGCTAATATTTATTTTATCAAAAACAGAAGCTGGCTTTTGAGCACTGCCCTGAGCTACCGCTATACTTCTATCGGCAACGAAAAACCCCTTATCCCGGAAACTGAAAGTCCACAAAACTTCCATTATCATTCGGAAGCAATTAACCTTAGCTATTTTTCAAAGTTATTCAAAAAAACAGCTATTTATTCTGCCAGTATTTCAACGGATGGAAGTGAGCAGCATTTCGAACGGATCAGAGGATTGGTTACTGCTTCATTGATTTTAAAAGCAACTCCAAAAACAAAAATGAGTCTTGGATTAGCAGGTATTATTGATCCAAGCGCTCAGATTCCTGTGCTGCCTGTTTTCACTTATGAAAACAGATTCAGTAACGGATGGGTACTGGATATTCTGCTTCCTAAAAAAGTATTGGTGAGAAAAAATATTTCATCAAACGGAAGGCTGTCTTTTGGAACAGAGATGGATAATACTTCTTTCTATACCTACCACAATAATAATACATATGAATTCCGGCAGGTTGCTCTCAATTCAGGAGCTATTTATGAGCACAATCTTGGCGGAAACTTCATTGGTACTTTCAAAACCGGACTCAGAGCCAATATTAATTCAAGAGCTTTTAACAAGAAGGAGTCTTTTAATGATTATATATGGAAAGGAACCTATCAACCCTCTTTCTATTTCAATGCCGGTATTTCTTATAATCCTTTTGAAAGACAAAAGGTAAAATAAGATTCTTCAAGCATTTATTTTTAAAGTTTTAAAACTCATTTTCAAGCATCTGAACTAAAAGATTAAAAAAAAATTAAAATTTCTTTCCTTCGGGATTTAACCATTCATATAAAATACAATCAAAACCACATAAAAACACAGGTTCGGAGAATTCTCATTCATGAAAAATCTTATTACCACTTATGCAAATGGTTGATGAAAATGATTTCGGGATTTCCCTGTAAGAATTGAATAAAATTGAATATGGCAGTACCTAAACAGATATTTCAGACTTTTATAACGAAGAAACTTCCTCTGATTACGCGTTATCATATCTGGAATATGAAAAGAAAAAATCCGGAATACAAGTATTACTTTTATGACGATAACGACATAGAAAAATTTCTCACAGAAGAATTTCCACCCCAATATATTGAAACTTATCGTAAACTGAGGATTGGTGCTGCAAAAGCTGACTTTTTCAGGTATGCTGTTTTGTACAAGAAAGGAGGTATATATCTGGATATCGACAGCAGTATTATCAAACCATTCAGAAAATTGATTAAGGATAACGATGAAGCCGTGATCAGCGTAGAAAGACACGAAAATCTGTATGTTCAATGGGCACTTATTTTCAATAAAAATCATCCTTTTCTAAAGAAAACATTAGAATTGATGATGGATAATATAAACACTCACCGCTATCCACATGATATACATGCTACCACAGGTCCTACTGTATTTAGTAATGGTATCAGACAGACATTAGAAGAAAATCCGGCAACTTCTTTTACGTTATTTAACGGTATTGAGTTCCGCGGATACTTAAAGTTCAAATATAAACTGGGCAAGTTTTTTTTATACAAAACAAGGTCTCAACATTGGAAACAGATGCAAAAGCATCAGGAGATTATTTTTTAATGGGTACCCATTTTTGAAAATACATTGATAATAATTACCCCAATAATAATTAAAGCAATACCAATAATAGCGGGCAGGTCCGGAACCTGCTTGAATGCTATAACACCAATTGCTGTTATAAAGACAATCCCTACTCCGGACCAGATGGCATAGGTAATTCCTACGGGAATCTGGCGAAGGGTAAGACTCAGAAAATAAAAGGCACAGGCATATCCTATAACGGTTACTACAGACGGCCATAGCTTAGAGAACTCTTCAGATTTCTTCAGAAAAGTGGTAGCGATGATCTCAAATATAATAGCCAAAGCGAGAAAAATATAACTGCGTCCCATAAAATTCATTCTTTATACAAAAGTAACGAAAGCACTTCTGTATTTCCAAAAGGGAAAAGAATGAGATTAACTCTTTTATTGAAAAAAACAGACATTTTTTCGTCTGTTCAAACTGGTTCATATTAAAATTAATATACCCGCTTATACTTTCTAAAGGCATTTAAGTTAACTTAAGTGCCTTATTTTTAACTACATTGATCGTTTAAACGAATTATAAAGTATGTCATTGCATAAGTTATGACATCAAAACAATATTTCTCTATGTCATGAAATGTGACAGCTGACAAAAATTCCGGAGGAAAAATTCAGTCGAAAAATAAGTTTTCTTAACATGAAAATCTATTTAAGGTGAAAAATTAAAGTTCAAAAAATACACTTTACAGCAATATTATGCTAAGCATTATTTATTATTTGTTTTATCAACTCCAATATAGAAGTCAAGAAACGATTATCGTTTTCACACAATTTTACAGATAGAACAATAAAAGTATTAATAAATTTCAAATAATATATTAATTTAACGTAAATAAAATTCATCAATAAACGAACACAAACCATCATAATACACTGATATACATCATAAATATTTGCTTTGGCACATGATTTGAAAGCAGTAATATTGCAATTGAAAAATTGATAAAAAAAAGTCAAATAATTAAAAATAATACAAAATGGTAACTTATATCGGTATCGCAACAGGTTTAGTAGTAATTGCTTCTTATTTCATGACAGTGAGAAGAGAGAGAAACTAATCTTAAAATAAAGAAAGCCTATAGAATATCTATACTAATTATATTGTTTTATGTTTTTAGTCTGAGAGATCAGATTGCTCTTTTACCATCGGGTAAAAGGGCCCAAAAACATAAGCAGAAAGATCTTAGTTTCATAACAAATTTTAATATCCAAATGAGAAAGCCAGCCGTAAGACTGGCTTTTCTTTTTTATTGAGCTTTTTTTGGAAGAATTTTTTTGACCGCAGATCCCGCAGATTTTCACAGATTGTTTTTAATACCGATTTTCCCTCATCATTCATTATTCATCAATCATCATTTATAATATATAATTTCTCATTCATTTTCGTTGGACCATACGTTTATTATCATTCAGGATTCCTTCCCGCATTTTATAAAGCTCTATCTTTGTGCATTCAATAATTCTTTTAAACGTCATTATGAATCTGTACAACCTCATTATTCAAGATAAAGAACAAGTAACCCTTAACGAAGTATTTCTCGACACGAATAACAGAGATCAGCTTGTACAGCTTATCAAGGAACATACTTATATTAAAGAGCTGCAGGAATACGGTCTTCCGGTTAATAATAAGATTTTACTTCAGGGAAGTTCAGGCTGCGGAAAAACAATGACAGCAAAGGCTATTGCCAACGCTTTAGGAAAAAATATAATAATCCTGAATCTGAGCAATATTGTTTCATCCCGCATCGGAGAAACGTCTCAGAATATTAAAATGATCTTTGATAAAGCGGGGCGTGAAAGATCTGTACTTTTTCTGGATGAGCTGGATCAGATAGGAAAAGCGAGAGGCAGCGATGATAAGGATGTGGGTGAAATGAGAAGATTAGTTAATACTTTAATTCAATTGATTGATTATTACCCTGAAAATTCACTTTTATTGTGTGCTACCAATCATCCTGAGATTATTGACACGGCTTTATTGAGACGCTTCCAGCTGAAAATCAATTACGAAATGCCTTCTGATGAAATTCTGGATACCTACTATGATCAGTTGCTGGCAAAGTTTCCTGAAGAAATGAGAACGGTTGAAAGAAAATATGCTGTTTCTTTTGCCGAAGCTAAAGATTATGCTTTAACAGCCGTGAAGGCGGCTTTAATTAAAAAACTGGAAGCCAAAGAAATCATTTCATCATGAAAGAAGATATCCTCCATAATCTCACTCTGATCCATGCCCGGATAAAAAATGCCTGTGAAAAATCCGGAAGGAAAACCGATGACATTAAGTTGTTATTAGCTACCAAAACGGTTTCAGTAGAGCGCATCAAAATCGCGTTGGAGCATGGCCAGACTTTAATTGCTGAAAACAAAGTTCAGGAGCTAAAAGAGAAATATGAAGACCTAAAGGATATTCCTCATGAAAATCATTTTATTGGACATCTTCAAACCAATAAAATCAAAGATATTCTAAAATATAATGTCAAATGCATACAGTCTCTGGATCGCCTGGAACTGGCTGAAAAACTTCATGAAAAACTTTTAACCGAAAAACGGACAATGGATGTTTTCATTCAGGTGAATACGTCCAATGAAGAGAGTAAATTTGGAGTTGATCCCAATAAAGCCATTGAGCTTGTCAGAAAGGTTTCCAACTACTCTACTCTGAATATAAAAGGATTGATGACAATCGGCTTATTTAGTGCCGAGACGGAGAAAGTAAGAGCATGCTTTAAAATCCTTAAAAAGCTTCAGCAAGACATCATCTTCGAAAATATTCCTAACATAACCATGACAGAACTTTCTATGGGAATGAGCGGAGATCTGGAAACAGCCATTGAAGAAGGTGCTACGATTGTACGAGTGGGGACAGCTGTTTTTGGAGC
The nucleotide sequence above comes from Chryseobacterium sp. 7. Encoded proteins:
- a CDS encoding glycosyltransferase family 32 protein; translated protein: MAVPKQIFQTFITKKLPLITRYHIWNMKRKNPEYKYYFYDDNDIEKFLTEEFPPQYIETYRKLRIGAAKADFFRYAVLYKKGGIYLDIDSSIIKPFRKLIKDNDEAVISVERHENLYVQWALIFNKNHPFLKKTLELMMDNINTHRYPHDIHATTGPTVFSNGIRQTLEENPATSFTLFNGIEFRGYLKFKYKLGKFFLYKTRSQHWKQMQKHQEIIF
- a CDS encoding DMT family transporter, with the translated sequence MGRSYIFLALAIIFEIIATTFLKKSEEFSKLWPSVVTVIGYACAFYFLSLTLRQIPVGITYAIWSGVGIVFITAIGVIAFKQVPDLPAIIGIALIIIGVIIINVFSKMGTH
- a CDS encoding AAA family ATPase, producing the protein MNLYNLIIQDKEQVTLNEVFLDTNNRDQLVQLIKEHTYIKELQEYGLPVNNKILLQGSSGCGKTMTAKAIANALGKNIIILNLSNIVSSRIGETSQNIKMIFDKAGRERSVLFLDELDQIGKARGSDDKDVGEMRRLVNTLIQLIDYYPENSLLLCATNHPEIIDTALLRRFQLKINYEMPSDEILDTYYDQLLAKFPEEMRTVERKYAVSFAEAKDYALTAVKAALIKKLEAKEIISS
- a CDS encoding YggS family pyridoxal phosphate-dependent enzyme; protein product: MKEDILHNLTLIHARIKNACEKSGRKTDDIKLLLATKTVSVERIKIALEHGQTLIAENKVQELKEKYEDLKDIPHENHFIGHLQTNKIKDILKYNVKCIQSLDRLELAEKLHEKLLTEKRTMDVFIQVNTSNEESKFGVDPNKAIELVRKVSNYSTLNIKGLMTIGLFSAETEKVRACFKILKKLQQDIIFENIPNITMTELSMGMSGDLETAIEEGATIVRVGTAVFGARIYPDSYYWNEEKA